A single Camarhynchus parvulus chromosome 5, STF_HiC, whole genome shotgun sequence DNA region contains:
- the MIA2 gene encoding melanoma inhibitory activity protein 2 isoform X1, producing the protein MSRILDQRILLLVISFSASVQSTKVLSKWKKCGDPECEKAMSRVQATTDYLGPDCRYLNFKTGEEIIVYSKLSRENENLWTGSKGKDFGYFPRDAVKVEEVLIGEEVEMLTKETDFLCLNEDKYNFENEDNTLLDHKKESEYSLSDAESKLHENKLLKYTRDPIQNEERIESVSENDSEESHIQESINKNLVRKDDTEDPQMQNSLPVEPVQTQSSWISGWFTTESENDEEPLKAVTESSEASNYQGRETEVAAENYSFTDLQESSDKEEQEPPASGWFEGGLTSFLYFGEKNEDVDLASEKNDPQNHDVSGVPEHSNTEQETTVTEVLPEEETSGSQESKSNWFNLGLSDVLNFGHAEEATIATEDQRSRETTDQANKNEEKQTLDQKELHMGKESKQIVNAVTDEEENYAQKIKDSNSNRPNPGEVSACAHTLNDTKTTSNSTESSFDTLTHDKEKPNELHSSEEDLVSESQLLRNSGAEKKNQESESRRGQSGVGRRKLLEETPEKEHEMYAAADSEHDSDQDSKATAIASVNSETKMDSSASDSEADVKTSFSDAIQHYVPSNEGGWIHQILLCLNALEFRETIKSASSAVVIVIQTAVASLPEDMRPGPDLYGFPWEIVICAGIVGALTILLFLYRSYQSVRSRLYVGREKQLANKVAELVEEKCKILEKLSLCKKEFEDLQLSLKDGNTTKESTDASFFEEMHEKLNKSNLKLNEEIENLEKELEEEKSKQLENDTLVSEIQEKVESLENEEKSIQSQIDEAKSTLKVYQINTERLKTSVQDAVDENSHLQESEKQLLQEAEGWGERLSELNEQTKMFESSKTDVEEVLKNKESQIKSLTQYILNMKDWSSAIQEDGDTEDNHWDTDIKGETENGEHLDDEQKRTVKKLIYAAKLNACLKTMEAERDQMYSKLSDENKAKEELMERIEALQSQQASLQSENESFESEVQKLQQKLKVMTELYQENEMKLHRKLTVEERERLQKEERLSKVDEKITHAAEELNTYRERAKDLEEELERTIRSYENQITSHEKKAHDNWLTARAAERHLNDIKKENAHNRQKLTEAEFKLELLEKDPYALDIPMRPFGREHSPYGPSPMGRPSSETRAFLSPPTLLEGPLRLSPMLPGGGGGRGSRGPTAMYEAGSERGELNSDRLTDPHRPPSDTGSLSPPWERERRIILPPPGEPYADPALPARRQERFFPNPPNTGRLSGPAELRTYNVQSFDKTDGQTSSEHSPQTEPSGEGMKDHSNFSNSLPDQSLAPGSEAVGSGFAPPPFPPVRPPLMPVDPRAPPVPFMRRGPPFPPPPPAGIYGPRECFPGPRECFPARDFGPPRPPLPIRNPFPMRPYPHYPPQRPGFLPPPPPPENRVEPSQSNPSAVEPEPQQET; encoded by the exons ATGTCAAGGATCTTGGATCAGAGAATTCTGTTGTtggtaatttcattttcagcaaGTGTGCAGAGTACAAAGGTACTTTCAAAATGGAAGAAGTGTGGTGATCCAGAATGTGAGA AGGCAATGAGCCGAGTTCAAGCCACTACCGACTACTTAGGGCCTGACTGCCGCTATCTTAACTTCAAAACGGGGGAGGAGATCATCGTATACTCCAAACTTtcaagggaaaatgaaaacttgtggACAGGAAGT aaaggaaaggattttggATATTTCCCAAGAGATGCTGTGAAGGTTGAAGAAGTTTTAATTGGAGAAGAAGTTGAAATGCTCACTAAG GAAACTGATTTCCTTTGTCTTAATGAAGATAAGtacaattttgaaaatgaagataaCACATTACTTGAtcacaaaaaagaaagtgaataTTCATTGTCTGATGCAGAATCAAAGCTGCATGAAAACAAACTCTTAAAATATACAAGAGACCCCatacaaaatgaagaaagaattgAATCAGTTTCTGAAAATGACTCAGAGGAATCTCACATTCAGGAGTCTATCAACAAAAATTTGGTTAGAAAAGATGATACTGAAGATCCACAAATGCAAAACAGTCTCCCAGTAGAACCTGTGCAAACTCAGTCTAGCTGGATTTCAGGATGGTTCACCACAGAAAGTGAAAATGATGAAGAGCCCTTAAAAGCTGTTACTGAATCTTCAGAAGCAAGTAATTATCAAGGCAGAGAAACAGAGGTAGCAGCTGAAAATTACAGCTTTACAGATTTACAGGAGTCAAGTGATAAGGAGGAACAAGAACCCCCTGCATCTGGTTGGTTTGAAGGTGGACTGACAAGCTTTCTGTATTTTGGTGAAAAGAATGAAGATGTTGATTTGGCATCAGAAAAGAATGATCCACAAAATCATGATGTCTCTGGTGTGCCTGAGCATTCTAATACTGAACAGGAAACAACAGTCACCGAGGTATTGCCAGAAGAAGAAACGAGTGGAAGCCAAGAATCCAAATCAAATTGGTTTAATTTGGGTTTAAGTGATGTTCTTAATTTTGGCCATGCTGAGGAAGCTACAATTGCTACAGAGGaccagagaagcagagaaacaaCGGATCAAGCAAATaagaatgaggaaaagcagaCTTTAGACCAGAAAGAATTACATATGGGCAAAGAATCAAAGCAAATAGTTAATGCGGTGACAGATGAAGAAGAGAATTatgcacaaaaaataaaagattcaaACAGTAACAGGCCAAATCCTGGGGAGGTATCAGCATGTGCACATACTCTTAATGacaccaaaaccacctcaaataGCACAGAATCATCTTTTGATACACTAACACATGACAAAGAGAAGCCAAATGAACTTCACAGTTCAGAAGAAGACTTGGTATCAGAAAGCCAACTGCTGAGAAATAGTggagctgaaaagaaaaatcaggagtCAGAAAGCAGACGGGGCCAATCAG GAGTAGGCAGAAGAAAGCTACTAGAAGAAACACCAGAGAAGGAGCATGAAATGTATGCAGCTGCAGACAGTGAACATGACAGTGACCAAGATTCAAAAGCAACTGCCATTGCTTCAGtaaattctgaaacaaaaatggaCAGTTCAGCATCTGACTCTGAAGCTGATGTCAAAACATCTTTCTCTGACGCCATCCAGCACTATGTTCCAAGTAATG AAGGAGGCTGGATACATCAGATACTTCTGTGCTTGAATGCTCTTGAGTTCAGAGAAACAATAAAATCTGCATCGTCAGCAGTGGTGATTGTCATCCAAACG GCTGTGGCTTCACTGCCTGAAGATATGAGACCTGGGCCTGATCTGTATGGTTTCCCGTGGGAAATAGTGATTTGTGCTGGCATTGTTGGAGCCTTGACCATTCTCTTGTTCCTGTACAGAAGTTATCAATCA gttaGAAGTCGACTTTATGTAG GAAGGGAAAAACAGCTTGCCAATAAAGTTGCTGAACTAgttgaagaaaaatgcaaaattcttGAAAAACTCAGCCTCTGCAAAAAAGAG TTTGAAGATTTACAGTTGTCTCTGAAGGATGGTAACACTACGAAAGAATCAACAGATGCATCTTTTTTTGAG GAAATGCATGAAAAGCTGAACAAGTCAAACTTGAAACTCAACGAGGAAATAGAAAATCTAGAAAAAgaactggaagaagaaaaatctaaGCAGTTGGAAAATGATACCTTG GTGTCTGAAATTCAGGAGAAAGTGGAGTCTTtagagaatgaagaaaaatctatCCAGTCACAAATTGATGAG GCCAAGTCCACCCTAAAAGTGTATCAGATTAATACTGAGAGACTCAAGACATCTGTTCAAGATGCAGTAGATGAAaacagccatctccaggaaagtGAGAAACAG CTTTTACAAGAAGCTGAAGGATGGGGTGAACGACTTAGTGAACTAAATGAACAAACAAAGATGTTTGAGTCTTCTAAAACAGATGTAGaagaagttttgaaaaataaagagagcCAAATCAAG TCACTGACACAATATATACTGAACATGAAAGACTGGAGTTCAGCAATACAAGAAGATGGTGACACTGAGGACAACCACTGGGACACGGATATAAAGGGGGAAACAGAGAATGGAGAGCACTTAG ATGATGAGCAAAAACGAACTGTAAAGAAATTGATCTATGCTGCAAAG TTAAATGCTTGTTTAAAGACCATGGAAGCAGAAAGAGACCAAATGTATTCAAAACTGTCTGATGAAAATAAAGCTAAAGAAGAACTTATGG AACGCATAGAAGCCCTCCAAAGCCAGCAAGCTTCCTTGCAGTCTGAAAATGAATCTTTTGAAAGCGAAGTTCAAAAGCTTCAGCAGAAACTTAAAGTAATGACTGAGCTTTATCAAGAAAACGAAATGAAACTACACAG GAAGTTGACAGTAGAAGAGAGAGAACGTCTACAGAAGGAAGAAAGGCTTTCTAAAGTAGATGAAAAAATTACTCATGCTGCTGAAGAACTTAACACCTACAG AGAGCGAGCAAAGGACCTGGAGGAAGAACTGGAGAGAACCATTCGTTCTTATGAGAATCAG ATTACTTCACATGAGAAGAAAGCTCATGATAATTGG CTGACAGCCCGAGCAGCTGAAAGACACCTCAAtgatataaaaaaagaaaatgcacatAACAGACAAAA ATTAACTGAAGCAGAATTTAAACTTGAACTTTTAGAAAAAGACCCTTATGCTCTTGATATTCCAATGAGACCATTTGGCAGAG AGCATTCCCCATATGGACCCTCACCAATGGGCCGGCCTTCATCTGAAACAagagcttttctttcccctccaaCTTTATTGGAGGGTCCTTTAAGGCTTTCACCTATGCTTccaggtggaggaggaggaagag GATCCAGAGGACCAACTGCCATGTATGAAGCTGGAAGTGAAAGAGGAGAGCTGAATTCTGATAGATTAACTGATCCCCACAGACCACCATCAGATACTGGATCCCTGTCTCCTCCTTGGGAAAGGGAACGCAGGATAATTCTGCCTCCACCAG GTGAGCCTTATGCTGatccagctcttcctgctcGAAGACAAGAAAGATTTTTCCCTAATCCTCCAAATACTGGAAGACTTTCTGGACCAGCAGAACTACGAACTTACAATGTTCAGTCTTTTGATAAAACAG ATGGACAGACATCTTCAGAACATAGTCCACAAACAGAACCAAGTGGAGAGGGGATGAAGGATCATTCTAACTTTAGT AACTCGCTCCCTGATCAGTCGCTGGCACCTGGAAGTGAAGCTGTGGGTTCAGGGTTTGCACCCCCACCTTTCCCTCCAGTCAGACCCCCACTGATGCCTGTGGATCCCAGAGCACCACCAGTACCTTTCATGAGACGAGgccctccttttcctccccctcctcctgctggcatCTACGGGCCACGGGAATGCTTTCCAGGGCCACGGGAATGCTTTCCAGCACGAGACTTCGGGCCTCCGCGCCCTCCACTGCCAA TAAGAAATCCATTTCCAATGAGACCTTATCCTCACTATCCACCTCAACGACCTGGATTTTTgcctccaccacctcctcctgAAAATAGAGTTGAACCATCTCAGTCAAATCCATCAGCTGTAGAACCAGAACCACAGCAGGAGACTTGA
- the MIA2 gene encoding melanoma inhibitory activity protein 2 isoform X2, with translation MEAACAAREAVASLPEDMRPGPDLYGFPWEIVICAGIVGALTILLFLYRSYQSVRSRLYVGREKQLANKVAELVEEKCKILEKLSLCKKEFEDLQLSLKDGNTTKESTDASFFEEMHEKLNKSNLKLNEEIENLEKELEEEKSKQLENDTLVSEIQEKVESLENEEKSIQSQIDEAKSTLKVYQINTERLKTSVQDAVDENSHLQESEKQLLQEAEGWGERLSELNEQTKMFESSKTDVEEVLKNKESQIKSLTQYILNMKDWSSAIQEDGDTEDNHWDTDIKGETENGEHLADDEQKRTVKKLIYAAKLNACLKTMEAERDQMYSKLSDENKAKEELMERIEALQSQQASLQSENESFESEVQKLQQKLKVMTELYQENEMKLHRKLTVEERERLQKEERLSKVDEKITHAAEELNTYRERAKDLEEELERTIRSYENQITSHEKKAHDNWLTARAAERHLNDIKKENAHNRQKLTEAEFKLELLEKDPYALDIPMRPFGREHSPYGPSPMGRPSSETRAFLSPPTLLEGPLRLSPMLPGGGGGRGSRGPTAMYEAGSERGELNSDRLTDPHRPPSDTGSLSPPWERERRIILPPPGEPYADPALPARRQERFFPNPPNTGRLSGPAELRTYNVQSFDKTDGQTSSEHSPQTEPSGEGMKDHSNFSNSLPDQSLAPGSEAVGSGFAPPPFPPVRPPLMPVDPRAPPVPFMRRGPPFPPPPPAGIYGPRECFPGPRECFPARDFGPPRPPLPIRNPFPMRPYPHYPPQRPGFLPPPPPPENRVEPSQSNPSAVEPEPQQET, from the exons ATGGAGGCGGCCTGCGCCGCACGGGAG GCTGTGGCTTCACTGCCTGAAGATATGAGACCTGGGCCTGATCTGTATGGTTTCCCGTGGGAAATAGTGATTTGTGCTGGCATTGTTGGAGCCTTGACCATTCTCTTGTTCCTGTACAGAAGTTATCAATCA gttaGAAGTCGACTTTATGTAG GAAGGGAAAAACAGCTTGCCAATAAAGTTGCTGAACTAgttgaagaaaaatgcaaaattcttGAAAAACTCAGCCTCTGCAAAAAAGAG TTTGAAGATTTACAGTTGTCTCTGAAGGATGGTAACACTACGAAAGAATCAACAGATGCATCTTTTTTTGAG GAAATGCATGAAAAGCTGAACAAGTCAAACTTGAAACTCAACGAGGAAATAGAAAATCTAGAAAAAgaactggaagaagaaaaatctaaGCAGTTGGAAAATGATACCTTG GTGTCTGAAATTCAGGAGAAAGTGGAGTCTTtagagaatgaagaaaaatctatCCAGTCACAAATTGATGAG GCCAAGTCCACCCTAAAAGTGTATCAGATTAATACTGAGAGACTCAAGACATCTGTTCAAGATGCAGTAGATGAAaacagccatctccaggaaagtGAGAAACAG CTTTTACAAGAAGCTGAAGGATGGGGTGAACGACTTAGTGAACTAAATGAACAAACAAAGATGTTTGAGTCTTCTAAAACAGATGTAGaagaagttttgaaaaataaagagagcCAAATCAAG TCACTGACACAATATATACTGAACATGAAAGACTGGAGTTCAGCAATACAAGAAGATGGTGACACTGAGGACAACCACTGGGACACGGATATAAAGGGGGAAACAGAGAATGGAGAGCACTTAG CAGATGATGAGCAAAAACGAACTGTAAAGAAATTGATCTATGCTGCAAAG TTAAATGCTTGTTTAAAGACCATGGAAGCAGAAAGAGACCAAATGTATTCAAAACTGTCTGATGAAAATAAAGCTAAAGAAGAACTTATGG AACGCATAGAAGCCCTCCAAAGCCAGCAAGCTTCCTTGCAGTCTGAAAATGAATCTTTTGAAAGCGAAGTTCAAAAGCTTCAGCAGAAACTTAAAGTAATGACTGAGCTTTATCAAGAAAACGAAATGAAACTACACAG GAAGTTGACAGTAGAAGAGAGAGAACGTCTACAGAAGGAAGAAAGGCTTTCTAAAGTAGATGAAAAAATTACTCATGCTGCTGAAGAACTTAACACCTACAG AGAGCGAGCAAAGGACCTGGAGGAAGAACTGGAGAGAACCATTCGTTCTTATGAGAATCAG ATTACTTCACATGAGAAGAAAGCTCATGATAATTGG CTGACAGCCCGAGCAGCTGAAAGACACCTCAAtgatataaaaaaagaaaatgcacatAACAGACAAAA ATTAACTGAAGCAGAATTTAAACTTGAACTTTTAGAAAAAGACCCTTATGCTCTTGATATTCCAATGAGACCATTTGGCAGAG AGCATTCCCCATATGGACCCTCACCAATGGGCCGGCCTTCATCTGAAACAagagcttttctttcccctccaaCTTTATTGGAGGGTCCTTTAAGGCTTTCACCTATGCTTccaggtggaggaggaggaagag GATCCAGAGGACCAACTGCCATGTATGAAGCTGGAAGTGAAAGAGGAGAGCTGAATTCTGATAGATTAACTGATCCCCACAGACCACCATCAGATACTGGATCCCTGTCTCCTCCTTGGGAAAGGGAACGCAGGATAATTCTGCCTCCACCAG GTGAGCCTTATGCTGatccagctcttcctgctcGAAGACAAGAAAGATTTTTCCCTAATCCTCCAAATACTGGAAGACTTTCTGGACCAGCAGAACTACGAACTTACAATGTTCAGTCTTTTGATAAAACAG ATGGACAGACATCTTCAGAACATAGTCCACAAACAGAACCAAGTGGAGAGGGGATGAAGGATCATTCTAACTTTAGT AACTCGCTCCCTGATCAGTCGCTGGCACCTGGAAGTGAAGCTGTGGGTTCAGGGTTTGCACCCCCACCTTTCCCTCCAGTCAGACCCCCACTGATGCCTGTGGATCCCAGAGCACCACCAGTACCTTTCATGAGACGAGgccctccttttcctccccctcctcctgctggcatCTACGGGCCACGGGAATGCTTTCCAGGGCCACGGGAATGCTTTCCAGCACGAGACTTCGGGCCTCCGCGCCCTCCACTGCCAA TAAGAAATCCATTTCCAATGAGACCTTATCCTCACTATCCACCTCAACGACCTGGATTTTTgcctccaccacctcctcctgAAAATAGAGTTGAACCATCTCAGTCAAATCCATCAGCTGTAGAACCAGAACCACAGCAGGAGACTTGA